One Drosophila santomea strain STO CAGO 1482 chromosome X, Prin_Dsan_1.1, whole genome shotgun sequence DNA segment encodes these proteins:
- the LOC120457165 gene encoding uncharacterized protein LOC120457165 produces the protein MLCHRHMYIHCHLFLLQLLVMPLLQASPVSSPEIAGKGSKSPNSLPQVQQQQQQQQQQEAHLNSLSAYASGYDMVQGQAQAQNQLQAQILAQTDPAFKPSYKMPEMETNFTPMQTAGTPSVASLPSTPMLMQYLPAQTIQDGSGNSVQYLQLIPTRPIIVPISPYLSAAAAAAGSPPAISAGAQPDFGGRTATVLSALPPNYAALQAYASGSSINPAAAFRNTYRINREAKDKHFPPSFSLNLNEYLPAASMGLPGGHDAAANGPHLYLRTRS, from the coding sequence ATGCTGTGCCACCGACACATGTACATCCATTGCCACCTCttcctgctgcagctccttGTGATGCCCCTCCTTCAGGCTTCCCCCGTTTCGAGTCCCGAGATCGCCGGTAAGGGTTCCAAGTCCCCGAACAGCCTGCCACaggtgcaacagcagcagcagcagcagcagcaacaggaggCCCACCTGAACTCGCTGAGTGCCTATGCCAGTGGCTACGACATGGTCCAGGGCCAGGCTCAAGCCCAAAACCAGCTCCAGGCCCAGATTCTGGCCCAAACGGATCCGGCGTTCAAGCCCTCGTACAAGATGCCCGAAATGGAGACCAACTTCACGCCCATGCAAACGGCCGGAACACCAAGTGTGGCCAGTTTACCGTCGACGCCCATGCTCATGCAGTATCTTCCGGCGCAGACAATCCAAGATGGATCCGGAAACTCGGTTCAGTACCTGCAGCTGATTCCCACCCGACCGATCATAGTGCCCATCTCGCCGTACCTCTCGgctgccgcagcagccgccggATCTCCTCCAGCAATCTCCGCCGGCGCACAGCCAGACTTCGGAGGACGGACGGCCACTGTTCTGAGTGCTCTGCCGCCCAACTACGCTGCCCTCCAGGCATACGCCAGTGGGTCGTCCATCAATCCGGCGGCCGCCTTCCGCAACACCTATCGGATCAATCGCGAGGCGAAGGACAAACACTTCCCGCCCTCGTTCTCGCTCAATCTCAACGAGTACTTGCCAGCCGCCTCGATGGGATTGCCCGGAGGCCATGACGCCGCCGCCAATGGTCCACACTTGTACCTGAGGACCAGGTCATAG
- the LOC120457164 gene encoding 27 kDa hemolymph protein yields MNKYGMVGVCLLAALGALLLEVTASPSSTGSASTKLDPSQLGGLSAQFLPPEYRNTNVSIEDVKRIYREKCKKVNGADNATFYEEIERAAAKMSTCISGVVNLTALQEEMDVAKPNGDLDMVFSKYCQKAPQAEACVKEFNAKAQHCLTAEEKRHQETVTRIGASVLGFACSHGGDQIALFIAEQGPECLEANKEAISNCLNQSFHQYIPKDGQVPDLMSRPELLFSPTHCVDLQRFEACVVHHLEQCTQITTANIVQSVFRFVKNETDCQAWMQARANEKPILLAASGNNTATGLAYSLAGPLLGATMLLMRP; encoded by the exons ATGAACAAGTACGGGATGGTTGGCGTCTGCCTACTGGCCGCTCTGGGCGCTCTGCTCCTGGAGGTCACCGCCTCTCCTTCGTCCACTGGCTCGGCGAGTACCAAGCTGGATCCCAGCCAGCTCGGCGGACTTTCGGCCCAGTTCTTACCGCCCGAGTACCGCAACACGAACGTTAGCATCG AGGACGTTAAAAGGATATATCGTGAAAAATGCAAGAAGGTTAATGGAGCGGACAACGCGACCTTCTACGAGGAAATCGAGCGGGCGGCCGCGAAGATGAGCACCTGCATCAGCGGAGTGGTCAACCTGACGGCTCTGCAGGAGGAGATGGATGTGGCCAAGCCGAACGGCGACCTGGACATGGTGTTTAGCAAGTACTGCCAGAAGGCACCGCAGGCGGAGGCCTGTGTCAAGGAGTTCAACGCCAAGGCCCAGCATTGCCTGACCGCCGAGGAGAAGCGCCACCAGGAGACGGTTACCCGCATTGGAGCGTCCGTTCTGGGCTTCGCCTGCTCGCATGGTGGCGATCAGATTGCCCTCTTCATTGCCGAGCAGGGACCCGAGTGCCTGGAGGCCAACAAGGAGGCCATAAGCAATTGCCTCAACCAATCCTTCCATCAGTACATTCCCAAGGATGGCCAAGTTCCGGACCTGATGAGCCGCCCAGAGCTCCTGTTCTCGCCCACCCACTGCGTGGACCTGCAGCGGTTCGAGGCGTGTGTCGTCCATCATTTGGAACAGTGCACCCAGATCACAACCGCCAACATCGTTCAGTCCGTCTTCCGGTTCGTGAAGAACGAGACCGACTGCCAGGCTTGGATGCAGGCTCGTGCCAACGAGAAGCCCATCCTGCTGGCCGCCTCCGGCAACAATACAGCCACTGGACTCGCCTACTCCCTGGCCGGCCCTCTCTTGGGCGCCACAATGCTCCTGATGCGCCCCTGA
- the LOC120457167 gene encoding uncharacterized protein LOC120457167, with translation MARLTALIMAVLLHSVLGISYYYYCRGSPGSAAPLLGAWLFSACVVTLLHAVRMFPSALPADQRFRNGNRNLRSNESSWASLFLETGVCCLVLDLTLSKLWHRIESLCQCAIVGILQALAVEEQTFLACEYWTLALTTGLIGACLLWLSLWATALPRKLHCGMLDWRRTLHRRCSALIFGSLEPGTAMRTQSQGSAQSFAT, from the coding sequence ATGGCTCGACTCACGGCCTTGATCATGGCGGTGCTGCTCCACTCGGTGCTGGGCATCTCGTACTACTACTACTGTCGCGGATCTCCCGGCTCCGCTGCTCCTCTTTTGGGCGCCTGGCTCTTCTCCGCCTGCGTGGTGACCCTTCTTCACGCCGTGAGGATGTTTCCCAGTGCTCTGCCCGCCGATCAGCGGTTTAGGAATGGGAATCGAAACCTTCGCAGCAATGAGTCGTCCTGGGCATCGCTCTTCCTGGAAACAGGCGTCTGCTGTTTGGTGCTGGATCTGACCCTGAGCAAACTGTGGCACCGCATAGAGTCCCTCTGCCAGTGCGCCATCGTGGGCATACTCCAGGCCTTGGCCGTCGAGGAGCAAACCTTTCTGGCCTGCGAGTACTGGACCTTGGCCCTGACTACCGGACTGATCGGCGCCTGTCTTCTCTGGCTGTCGCTGTGGGCCACCGCGTTGCCCCGGAAGCTCCATTGCGGGATGCTCGACTGGCGTCGCACCCTTCATCGCCGCTGCTCCGCGCTGATCTTCGGAAGCCTCGAGCCCGGCACTGCAATGCGGACCCAATCCCAGGGAAGCGCACAGAGCTTTGCCACCTGA
- the LOC120455597 gene encoding leucine-rich repeat extensin-like protein 5 — MVVLHHLILLFVVCINTVHGILPPSGYDDDTSPLPLRLDDLEREHLQQLDLNRPPLLPNRYEWQPNVAASLPPSYIQEAAQRERDLERNRRLEELRQLQQQHQQLSSGYAFPSHLPGVLYVGPTAATPTPTPSPATTTVAASANRFAKPIVPYDLDLGLRGLPPYVTSNALPLPVPRPLPPPQARPPFIYGFTAQGSRAIGQPLSVQQSKQFAYAPAQPPQRHYANGPRVPLPYPPSFVSFTTRRPGGPERIRPFRPSQPDPTPDLFAGRSSKSLLDSYIPSWEVLRLIRQHQPQAQSQQGLTPIQRQTLAYPAPPHLRLYKRDSQEERSRIVKKSLGQPGNLKEN, encoded by the exons ATGGTC GTGTTGCACCACCTCATTCTGCTCTTCGTCGTTTGCATTAACACTGTCCACGGCATCCTACCACCTTCTGGCTACGATGACGACACCTCGCCACTGCCCCTCCGCCTGGACGACCTGGAACGGGAGCACCTGCAGCAGTTGGACCTCAACCGGCCGCCACTGCTGCCCAATCGCTACGAGTGGCAGCCGAATGTGGCCGCTAGTTTGCCTCCCAGCTACATTCAGGAGGCCGCCCAACGCGAGCGGGATCTCGAGCGGAATCGGCGGTTGGAGGAGCTGCgtcagctgcagcagcagcaccagcagctgAGTTCGGGTTACGCCTTTCCCTCCCACCTGCCAGGTGTGCTCTACGT TGGCCCCacggctgccacgcccactcccacgCCCTCGCCAGCGACGACAACGGTGGCCGCCTCAGCTAATCGATTCGCCAAACCCATAGTTCCCTACGACTTGGATTTGGGGCTACGCGGCCTTCCTCCATACGTGACCAGCAATGCCCTGCCCCTcccagtgccacgcccccttccgCCGCCCCAAGCCCGGCCGCCGTTCATCTACGGATTTACCGCCCAGGGTAGCCGGGCCATCGGCCAGCCCCTGTCGGTTCAGCAGTCCAAGCAGTTCGCCTACGCTCCCGCCCAGCCGCCCCAGCGCCACTACGCGAATGGGCCGCGGGTTCCGCTGCCGTATCCGCCCAGCTTTGTGAGCTTCACCACTCGACGACCGGGCGGGCCGGAGAGGATCAGGCCGTTCCGGCCATCGCAGCCGGATCCCACGCCCGATTTGTTCGCTGGACGTTCCTCGAAGTCACTGCTCGACTCGTACATTCCCAGCTGGGAGGTACTGCGCCTCATCAGGCAGCACCAGCCACAGGCACAGTCGCAGCAAGGACTCACTCCCATTCAACGGCAAACGCTCGCGTATCCCGCTCCGCCGCACTTGAGGCTCTACAAGCGGGATTCGCAGGAGGAGCGTTCGAGGATCGTGAAGAAATCGCTGGGACAGCCCGGTAACCTCAAGGAAAACTGA
- the LOC120457158 gene encoding uncharacterized protein LOC120457158 translates to MSARGGFIRLTLLVTASLLAIFILLGALQRTDNLKPTDLSLYGGSAENGLTGKVTPPPIRHLEEPIKQELVRQLEQELPEVDYGFWYHWAKPLAYKINQTCAVYPDPLDLKLHNIYWQTFVNSNVTFRLYAAYFDERKGLKLPTVRILATANQIDDEFPPTHCQMWYENYREPILVPVSEFLSVWVKRWGYKPHLNYPHLLSCRIPSELPPPAINAFPKTVSLVARRCEKASNSLRVNVNQKQPVSVSVSVPVPKPVPVEIASLQDPKPPNATNEAPLNFGVCLKGFDFPYVDLSERLIEWFELQRIFGASRIYAYMYDVHPAVQRVLDYYQRTGYLELRPLTLANGMPRLRHYQHMLLQQRKLTKRLNELIPYNDCFYRNLYRHDYLVNVDVDEVIMPLGENRNWHQLVQKTHASEVEESGSCAGRFPALCFINSYFTKVPTEFSNHEEQAIAGELYVLQHTQRIRNYSSPGKATKCFHNARLSLTLHNHFTLSWLPGGCNSRTVDTSIAQMQHYREPDDKYNQTDLTDDRSVWKFAGELRAAVEYVWLHLDDVMAQVSDPEEQQQLEESLDQEGDEQQPLQPFVLLPPQPVS, encoded by the coding sequence ATGTCAGCAAGAGGTGGCTTCATTCGGCTCACACTTCTGGTGACGGCGTCCCTCTTGGCGATCTTCATCCTCCTCGGTGCTCTGCAGCGCACGGATAATCTGAAACCCACGGATTTGAGCCTATATGGCGGCAGTGCAGAGAATGGGCTTACTGGGAAGGTAACTCCGCCACCGATTCGGCACCTGGAGGAGCCCATCAAGCAGGAACTTGTGCGGCAGCTGGAGCAGGAACTGCCGGAGGTGGACTATGGCTTCTGGTACCACTGGGCCAAGCCCTTGGCCTACAAGATAAACCAAACGTGTGCGGTATATCCCGATCCTTTGGATCTGAAGCTGCACAACATATACTGGCAGACCTTCGTTAACTCGAACGTGACCTTTCGCCTGTACGCCGCGTACTTCGACGAACGGAAAGGGCTAAAACTGCCCACGGTAAGGATTTTGGCCACTGCCAATCAGATCGACGACGAGTTTCCCCCAACCCATTGCCAAATGTGGTACGAGAACTATCGGGAGCCCATTCTCGTGCCCGTCTCGGAGTTCCTGAGTGTGTGGGTCAAGCGGTGGGGCTACAAGCCGCATCTTAACTACCCGCATCTGTTGAGCTGTCGGATTCCCTCGGAATTGCCGCCGCCTGCGATCAACGCCTTTCCGAAAACCGTGTCTCTAGTTGCGCGGCGTTGCGAGAAGGCCAGTAATTCGCTGAGGGTCAACGTGAATCAGAAGCAGCCAGTGTCAGTGTCAGTGTCAGTGCCAGTGCCAAAGCCAGTGCCAGTGGAGATCGCTTCCTTGCAAGATCCCAAACCTCCCAATGCCACAAATGAAGCCCCTCTGAACTTTGGCGTCTGCCTCAAGGGATTCGATTTCCCCTATGTGGATTTATCAGAGCGCCTTATCGAGTGGTTTGAGCTGCAGCGCATTTTTGGCGCCTCGCGGATCTACGCCTATATGTACGATGTTCATCCCGCGGTGCAGAGGGTCCTCGACTATTATCAGCGCACTGGATACCTGGAGCTGCGACCCTTGACCCTGGCCAATGGCATGCCCAGACTGAGGCACTACCAGCAcatgctgctgcagcagagGAAGCTGACGAAGAGGCTGAACGAACTGATACCCTACAACGACTGCTTCTACAGGAACCTGTACCGCCACGACTATCTGGTTaacgtggacgtggacgagGTGATAATGCCGCTGGGTGAAAACCGCAATTGGCATCAGCTGGTGCAAAAGACCCACGCCTCGGAGGTCGAAGAGAGCGGCAGCTGTGCAGGTCGCTTCCCCGCCTTGTGCTTCATCAATTCCTACTTCACCAAAGTGCCCACCGAGTTCAGCAACCACGAGGAGCAGGCCATCGCCGGCGAACTGTATGTCCTCCAGCACACGCAGCGGATCAGGAACTACTCGTCGCCGGGCAAGGCCACCAAGTGTTTCCACAATGCCCGCCTGTCCTTGACGCTGCACAACCACTTCACCCTCTCGTGGCTGCCCGGCGGTTGCAACTCGCGGACCGTGGACACGTCGATTGCCCAAATGCAGCACTACCGCGAACCCGATGACAAGTATAATCAAACCGATCTGACGGACGATCGCAGTGTCTGGAAATTTGCCGGCGAACTGCGAGCCGCCGTGGAGTATGTGTGGCTTCATCTGGACGACGTGATGGCCCAAGTCAGCGATcccgaggagcagcagcagctggaggagtCACTGGACCAGGAAGGCGACGAGCAACAGCCTCTTCAGCCATTTGTTCTGCTGCCTCCACAGCCTGTATCATAA